One stretch of Priestia megaterium DNA includes these proteins:
- a CDS encoding molybdopterin molybdotransferase MoeA encodes MKEKRTPIPVGECVGRVMQYAKNRKQEIIALEEAHGRFLAEDLMADHDIPAFDRSPYDGFAVRSQDTKEASSLHPVELVVRGEIGAGSIFEPRVNAMQAVRIMTGAPIPKGCDAVAMLEVTKEYTRDNQPIVQIKRSFNSGDNISFQGEETTKGTVLASKGTYITPGVAALLATFGYSKVAVFKKPIVGILATGSELVEVSDPVQLGKIRNSNAHMLRAQIEKAGGKVKYFGVMPDDLNQCYSAVKSALSEVDMLITTGGVSVGDYDYLPDVYKQLQAEVLFNKIAMRPGSVTTVARMEEKLLFGLSGNPTACYVGFELLARPVISTYAGKRTPHLRKEKALLGKDFLKPNPFMRFVSGRLSYREGQLIASPLSFTKSSAVSSLAHADTLIIFPGGTRGYKEGMLVDVLLLDDVQGSEWPW; translated from the coding sequence ATGAAAGAAAAGCGAACTCCTATCCCTGTCGGAGAATGCGTTGGGCGAGTGATGCAGTATGCAAAAAACAGAAAGCAAGAAATCATTGCGCTTGAAGAAGCTCACGGCAGATTTTTAGCTGAAGATTTAATGGCAGATCATGATATTCCTGCTTTTGATCGTTCTCCATATGATGGTTTTGCCGTTCGGTCACAAGATACGAAAGAGGCATCATCACTTCATCCAGTAGAACTGGTTGTTCGAGGAGAGATAGGAGCAGGTTCTATCTTTGAACCTAGAGTCAACGCCATGCAGGCTGTGCGTATTATGACAGGAGCTCCTATTCCAAAAGGCTGCGATGCAGTTGCGATGCTTGAAGTAACAAAAGAATATACGAGAGACAATCAGCCCATCGTTCAAATCAAGCGTTCGTTTAACAGCGGAGATAACATTTCTTTTCAAGGAGAAGAAACAACAAAAGGTACTGTGCTCGCGTCAAAAGGAACGTATATCACACCGGGAGTAGCTGCTCTACTAGCCACATTTGGCTATAGTAAAGTAGCTGTCTTCAAAAAGCCTATAGTTGGAATACTTGCAACGGGAAGTGAACTAGTGGAAGTGAGTGATCCTGTTCAGCTAGGTAAAATTCGTAATAGCAATGCTCATATGCTTCGTGCACAAATTGAAAAAGCCGGAGGGAAAGTGAAATATTTTGGTGTTATGCCCGATGATTTAAATCAGTGCTACAGCGCGGTAAAATCTGCGCTATCAGAAGTAGACATGCTGATTACAACGGGCGGTGTTTCAGTAGGAGACTATGATTATCTACCGGATGTGTATAAACAATTACAAGCGGAAGTTCTTTTTAACAAAATAGCGATGAGACCAGGCAGTGTGACAACAGTTGCACGTATGGAAGAGAAGCTTTTATTTGGCTTATCGGGGAACCCTACAGCGTGCTACGTCGGTTTTGAACTTCTGGCTCGTCCGGTAATCAGTACATATGCGGGGAAAAGAACCCCTCATCTTCGGAAAGAAAAAGCTTTGTTAGGAAAAGATTTTTTAAAGCCAAATCCTTTTATGCGTTTTGTATCTGGCAGGCTTTCGTACAGGGAAGGACAGCTGATTGCTTCTCCATTAAGCTTTACAAAATCTAGTGCGGTTTCGTCTTTAGCTCATGCGGATACGTTAATTATATTTCCTGGAGGAACGAGAGGATACAAGGAAGGAATGCTGGTTGATGTCTTATTGCTAGATGACGTACAAGGAAGTGAATGGCCTTGGTAG
- a CDS encoding molybdopterin-synthase adenylyltransferase MoeB produces the protein MTERYSRQQLFQPIGSKGQQQIRSKHVLVVGAGALGSASAEALVRAGIGKLTLVDRDYVEWSNLQRQQLYTEQDAQNKLPKAVAAKNRLCQINMEVKVEALVMDAQPANLESIVQTADVIIDATDNFDIRFILNDLSHKYEVPWIYGSCVGSYGTTYTVIPNVTPCLHCILKKVPVGGATCETAGIISPAVQIVAAYQITEALKILVEDVEALRHTFLTFDVWNNQHAEFKTSKMKSDKCSSCGSTRTYPYLAYENQLKTEVLCGRETVQIRPSQRHLYNFDELEKRLKKQGKVDRNPYLLSCQLPEQRFVIFQDGRVFIHGTNDIQFARSLYYRLLG, from the coding sequence GTGACAGAACGTTATTCACGTCAGCAGCTTTTCCAGCCAATTGGAAGTAAAGGGCAGCAGCAAATTAGAAGCAAGCATGTTTTAGTTGTAGGTGCAGGAGCTCTGGGCAGTGCTAGCGCAGAAGCCCTCGTTCGTGCTGGAATTGGAAAATTGACTCTTGTAGATCGTGATTATGTAGAATGGAGTAATCTACAGCGTCAGCAGCTTTATACAGAACAAGATGCGCAAAACAAACTACCTAAAGCTGTAGCAGCAAAAAATCGTTTGTGTCAAATAAACATGGAAGTGAAGGTTGAAGCGCTGGTGATGGATGCTCAGCCTGCTAATTTAGAAAGTATCGTCCAAACAGCTGATGTGATCATCGATGCGACAGACAATTTCGACATCCGTTTTATTTTAAATGATTTGTCACATAAGTATGAAGTTCCTTGGATATACGGCTCATGTGTAGGGAGTTATGGCACCACTTATACCGTTATCCCAAATGTAACCCCTTGTCTGCACTGCATATTGAAAAAAGTGCCTGTCGGAGGAGCAACCTGTGAGACAGCAGGAATTATTAGTCCAGCTGTTCAAATCGTGGCAGCCTATCAAATAACCGAAGCATTAAAAATTTTAGTCGAAGATGTTGAAGCTTTGCGCCACACATTTCTAACCTTTGACGTCTGGAATAATCAGCACGCTGAATTTAAGACGAGCAAAATGAAAAGTGATAAATGTTCTTCTTGCGGATCGACCCGAACATATCCGTACTTAGCGTATGAAAATCAGCTTAAAACAGAAGTTCTGTGCGGCAGAGAGACGGTTCAAATCAGACCCTCGCAGCGCCATTTGTACAACTTCGATGAATTGGAAAAACGGTTAAAAAAACAGGGGAAAGTAGACCGTAATCCATATCTTCTGTCATGTCAGCTTCCAGAGCAGCGCTTTGTAATTTTTCAAGATGGCCGTGTATTTATTCATGGAACGAATGATATTCAATTTGCAAGAAGCTTATATTATCGTTTACTAGGATGA
- the mobA gene encoding molybdenum cofactor guanylyltransferase, translated as MSIAGIVLAGGKSSRYGQPKMFETYNKKSFYEYSIDALKENHVTPILVSTNQDLLPYFQRKDVAFAVEKCPYQGPLYAIHHALTAIDCCAEWFFILSCDIPFINAKFVHHMITLTQTDSPDIVLPVQPDHIHPLLALYHRRTLPLIEQLVTQGERRLTQLLNQTNVLRVPFSAEDPTFINVNHRSDWHV; from the coding sequence ATGTCCATTGCCGGTATTGTATTAGCAGGAGGAAAATCTTCTCGCTACGGTCAACCAAAGATGTTTGAAACCTATAACAAGAAATCATTTTACGAATATAGTATAGATGCATTAAAAGAAAATCACGTCACACCTATACTTGTGTCTACCAACCAAGATTTACTCCCTTATTTTCAAAGAAAGGATGTTGCATTTGCAGTTGAAAAATGCCCGTATCAAGGACCTTTGTATGCAATTCATCACGCTTTAACTGCCATCGATTGCTGCGCTGAATGGTTCTTTATTCTTTCTTGCGATATTCCTTTTATTAATGCTAAGTTTGTTCATCACATGATCACACTGACTCAAACGGACTCACCTGACATTGTTCTTCCTGTTCAGCCTGATCACATTCACCCGCTTCTAGCACTCTATCACCGTAGAACGCTTCCTCTTATTGAACAACTCGTTACACAAGGTGAAAGAAGGCTTACACAATTGTTGAATCAGACAAACGTCCTTCGCGTGCCTTTTTCAGCAGAAGATCCCACTTTTATAAATGTGAATCATCGCAGTGATTGGCATGTATAA